One window from the genome of Schistocerca piceifrons isolate TAMUIC-IGC-003096 chromosome 1, iqSchPice1.1, whole genome shotgun sequence encodes:
- the LOC124789098 gene encoding gustatory receptor 23a-like translates to MGIVCGQLLGSTRPPAGSEEELEELATRAGQLGVAGAVGAEVRRLQRARLALHRCARLCGLHFGPALLLAILGDFVEMTCCAYWLIILAQETDKRAEILVKLFALTNVLLRQLVVCWVCSSAADRADRAGLLLSRLQPLLRPGPAVDVLRLPMDRLRISAMGFCDIDLHVFTVTVSAAVTYLVILVQFHK, encoded by the coding sequence ATGGGCATCGTCTGTGGGCAGCTGCTGGGGAGTACCCGGCCGCCGGCGGGCAGCGAGGAAGAACTGGAGGAGCTGGCGACGCGCGCAGGACAGCTGGGTgtggcgggggcggtgggggcggaggTGCGGCGGCTGCAGCGCGCCAGGTTGGCTCTTCACCGCTGTGCTCGCCTCTGCGGTCTCCACTTCGGACCCGCACTGCTGCTGGCCATCCTGGGAGATTTCGTCGAGATGACTTGCTGTGCCTATTGGCTTATAATACTGGCTCAAGAAACAGACAAGAGAGCGGAAATACTGGTGAAGTTATTTGCACTTACTAACGTCCTGTTACGCCAGCTGGTGGTCTGCTGGGTGTGTTCCTCGGCGGCTGACCGCGCCGACAGGGCTGGTCTGCTCCTGTCGAGGCTGCAGCCGCTCCTGCGTCCCGGGCCAGCAGTCGATGTTCTGCGACTTCCAATGGACAGACTACGAATTTCCGCTATGGGTTTTTGTGACATCGACCTTCATGTCTTCACAGTCACGGTTAGTGCAGCAGTCACTTATCTCGTGATACTTGTACAATTCCATAAGTGA